A window of the Cystobacter fuscus genome harbors these coding sequences:
- a CDS encoding ATP-binding protein: MTKARKGDAADPLAELPVWARKLAQKYYTKTVNTFLLYGAVRDLQPLTQEDGSRGFGTLRTFLAEELFGGRDHVLFYDRSSGIRSSSPDTQKELQRTMAGYDALYGTDYAKSLPRDPARALQILENFLRMRLSEGRSLALIIDFAETLAPGGEMSHLSAEDRFVLATLEKWAHDPQFLAGDVSVVLLAENLADISPRLSRNPYVAPLELPLPMEEERLEYVRYKLEGKKLAAVSDVPLAALAKMTAGLSRINLDRVLTEALERGIRITTEQLKEKKKELIQAECHGLLEFIEPVNTLDAVAGHAKAKEMLRGAANALKKGRMEVMPMGYLVSGPVGTGKTFLVSCFAGEIGIPVVKFLNFRSQWQGVTESNLEKIFNLLKALWPVAVMVDEADTFLGNRDSGGDSGTSSRVFGSIASFMGNTVYRGKIVWFLMTARPDLLPIDLKRQGRAEEHLALFYPETEAEREELFKVMQKKTGLKLEVPSISELIPTGTRQLSGADMEAVLVRTRFRALAQGREQATVEDLKAVFEDFVPPSYPLEIELQNLVAVQECTSRELLPESFRRLDRDHITRRVRELKNLLEQG, translated from the coding sequence GTGACCAAGGCACGCAAGGGGGACGCGGCGGATCCGCTCGCGGAGCTGCCCGTTTGGGCGCGCAAGCTCGCCCAGAAGTACTACACGAAAACCGTCAACACCTTCCTGCTCTACGGGGCGGTGAGGGACCTGCAGCCGCTCACCCAGGAGGATGGCAGCCGGGGTTTCGGCACCCTGCGCACGTTCCTCGCCGAGGAGCTCTTCGGCGGGCGCGACCACGTCCTCTTCTATGACCGCTCCTCGGGCATCCGCTCCTCCTCGCCGGACACGCAGAAGGAGCTGCAGCGCACCATGGCCGGCTACGACGCGCTCTATGGCACCGACTACGCCAAGAGCCTGCCGAGGGATCCGGCCCGGGCGCTGCAAATCCTCGAGAACTTCCTGCGCATGCGCCTGAGCGAGGGCCGCTCGCTCGCGCTCATCATCGACTTCGCCGAGACGCTGGCGCCCGGCGGGGAGATGAGCCACCTGTCGGCCGAGGACCGCTTCGTGCTGGCCACGCTGGAGAAGTGGGCGCACGATCCCCAGTTCCTCGCGGGCGACGTGTCGGTGGTGCTGCTGGCGGAGAACCTGGCGGACATCTCCCCGCGCCTGTCGCGCAACCCCTACGTGGCGCCCCTGGAGCTGCCCCTGCCCATGGAGGAGGAGCGCCTGGAGTACGTGCGCTACAAGCTCGAGGGCAAGAAGCTCGCGGCGGTGTCGGACGTGCCGCTGGCCGCCCTGGCGAAGATGACGGCGGGCCTGTCGCGCATCAACCTGGACCGGGTGCTCACCGAGGCGCTCGAGCGCGGGATTCGCATCACCACCGAGCAGCTCAAGGAGAAGAAGAAGGAGCTCATCCAGGCCGAGTGCCACGGACTGCTCGAGTTCATCGAGCCGGTGAACACGCTGGACGCGGTGGCGGGCCACGCCAAGGCCAAGGAGATGCTGCGCGGGGCGGCCAATGCCCTGAAGAAGGGCCGCATGGAGGTGATGCCCATGGGCTACCTCGTGAGCGGCCCGGTGGGCACGGGCAAGACGTTCCTCGTGTCGTGTTTCGCCGGGGAGATTGGCATCCCCGTGGTGAAGTTCCTCAACTTCCGCAGCCAGTGGCAGGGCGTCACCGAGAGCAACCTGGAGAAGATCTTCAACCTGCTCAAGGCGCTCTGGCCGGTGGCGGTGATGGTGGACGAGGCGGACACGTTCCTGGGCAACCGCGACTCGGGCGGGGACTCGGGCACGAGCAGCCGCGTGTTCGGCTCCATCGCCTCGTTCATGGGCAACACGGTGTACCGCGGGAAGATCGTCTGGTTCCTGATGACGGCGCGGCCGGACCTGTTGCCCATCGACTTGAAGCGCCAGGGCCGCGCCGAGGAGCACCTCGCGCTCTTCTATCCGGAGACGGAGGCCGAGCGGGAGGAGCTCTTCAAGGTGATGCAGAAGAAGACGGGCCTGAAGCTCGAGGTGCCCTCCATCTCCGAGCTGATTCCCACGGGCACGCGCCAGCTCAGCGGCGCGGACATGGAGGCGGTGCTCGTGCGCACGCGCTTCCGGGCGCTCGCGCAAGGCCGGGAGCAGGCCACCGTGGAGGACCTGAAGGCCGTCTTCGAGGACTTCGTGCCGCCCAGCTACCCGCTGGAGATCGAGCTGCAGAACCTGGTGGCGGTGCAGGAGTGCACCAGCCGCGAGCTGCTCCCGGAGAGCTTCCGCCGGCTGGACCGCGACCACATCACCCGCCGCGTGCGCGAGCTCAAGAACCTGCTCGAGCAGGGGTGA
- a CDS encoding LysM peptidoglycan-binding domain-containing protein: MQSFSLLLLVLSAASQPPGDSPPQTPPAAEARPADPDDKPVLAGSAQDADPSPAEDAEELEDESLELEEMRALEGATLDPGARPDAEVLQSLRRLGVANPLRLRMLDALEEPTFREDEASAELPRITDLSTFDVALVQARYDIPVEMQPLVAQYIQFFQGPGRKWFRKWVSRSTRYLPTMQPILESLGLPRDTVYLAMIESGFSPSAYSWAHAAGPWQFIASTGRQYGLHQDFWVDERKDPIKATYAAARYLKDLYSELGHWYLAWAGYNTGSGRVRRLMERHGTSDFWTISAEKGLATETKHYVPKLIAAALIAKHPNAFGFAEDEFVYESPLAFDEVKLTEAVDLDVVARAAGASVLEVQELNPELRRWCTPPASAKNPYTLRLPQGTRQRFTENFAQLATKDRLAFRVHRVKRGDTLSQIALNYGTAPEAILQMNQLKSLRTLRVNAELVIPVPVGRPSKESTTESALARKVAQARRSGVTVPRPEDEVPAGTPRGPVAVGPIKTEVINGRKRITYGVQSGDSLWAIAQRFQVAVDDVRKWNNLTVRASKRALKVGSVLYVWPSNTPAPVVERAGTVVAAQKAPTGRTGTVHSLAAGESVWSVAQRYGITVEDIKRWNHITDTSRLPTGLKLTVSAP, encoded by the coding sequence ATGCAGTCCTTCAGCCTGCTCCTCCTGGTCCTTTCCGCGGCGTCGCAGCCGCCGGGTGATTCCCCGCCGCAGACGCCTCCCGCCGCGGAGGCCCGGCCGGCCGACCCCGACGACAAGCCGGTGCTCGCGGGCTCCGCCCAGGACGCCGACCCCTCCCCGGCCGAGGACGCCGAGGAGCTGGAGGACGAATCGCTGGAGCTCGAGGAGATGAGGGCCCTGGAAGGCGCCACGTTGGATCCCGGGGCCCGGCCCGACGCCGAGGTGCTCCAGTCGCTGCGCCGCCTGGGGGTGGCCAACCCGCTGCGCCTGCGCATGCTGGATGCCCTGGAGGAGCCCACCTTCCGCGAGGACGAGGCGAGCGCGGAGCTGCCGCGCATCACCGACCTGTCCACCTTCGACGTCGCGCTCGTGCAGGCGCGCTACGACATCCCGGTGGAGATGCAGCCGCTGGTGGCCCAGTACATCCAGTTCTTCCAGGGGCCGGGCCGCAAGTGGTTCCGCAAGTGGGTGAGCCGCTCCACGCGCTACCTGCCCACGATGCAGCCCATCCTCGAGTCCCTGGGGCTGCCACGTGACACGGTGTACCTGGCGATGATCGAGAGCGGCTTCTCGCCCAGCGCCTACTCGTGGGCGCATGCCGCGGGCCCCTGGCAGTTCATCGCCAGCACCGGCCGCCAGTACGGCCTGCACCAGGACTTCTGGGTGGACGAGCGCAAGGATCCCATCAAGGCCACTTACGCCGCGGCGCGCTACCTCAAGGACCTGTACTCGGAGCTGGGCCACTGGTACCTCGCGTGGGCGGGCTACAACACGGGCAGCGGCCGGGTGCGCCGGCTCATGGAGCGCCACGGCACGTCCGACTTCTGGACCATCTCCGCGGAGAAGGGCCTGGCGACGGAGACCAAGCACTACGTGCCCAAGCTCATCGCCGCGGCGCTCATCGCCAAGCACCCCAACGCCTTCGGCTTCGCCGAGGACGAGTTCGTCTACGAGTCGCCGCTGGCCTTCGACGAGGTGAAGCTCACGGAGGCGGTGGACCTGGACGTGGTGGCGCGCGCGGCGGGCGCGAGCGTGCTGGAGGTGCAGGAGCTCAACCCCGAGCTGCGGCGCTGGTGCACCCCGCCCGCGAGCGCGAAGAACCCCTACACCCTGCGCCTGCCCCAGGGCACGCGGCAGCGCTTCACGGAGAACTTCGCCCAGCTCGCGACCAAGGATCGGCTGGCCTTCCGGGTCCACCGGGTCAAGCGCGGGGACACGCTGTCGCAGATCGCCCTCAACTACGGCACCGCGCCCGAGGCCATCCTGCAGATGAACCAGCTCAAGAGCCTGCGCACGCTGCGGGTGAACGCCGAGCTGGTCATCCCGGTGCCCGTGGGCCGCCCGAGCAAGGAGAGCACCACCGAGAGCGCCCTGGCGCGCAAGGTGGCGCAGGCGCGGCGCAGCGGCGTGACGGTGCCCCGCCCCGAGGACGAGGTGCCCGCCGGCACGCCCCGCGGCCCCGTGGCCGTCGGCCCCATCAAGACGGAGGTCATCAACGGGCGCAAGCGCATCACCTACGGCGTGCAGTCCGGCGACAGCCTGTGGGCCATCGCCCAGCGCTTCCAGGTGGCGGTGGACGACGTGCGCAAGTGGAACAACCTCACCGTGCGCGCGAGCAAGCGCGCCCTGAAGGTGGGCTCGGTGCTGTACGTCTGGCCGAGCAACACCCCCGCCCCGGTGGTGGAGCGCGCGGGCACCGTCGTCGCCGCCCAGAAGGCCCCCACCGGCCGCACCGGCACCGTGCACTCGCTCGCCGCCGGCGAGTCCGTGTGGAGCGTGGCCCAGCGCTACGGCATCACCGTCGAGGACATCAAGCGCTGGAACCACATCACCGACACCAGCCGCCTGCCCACCGGTCTCAAGCTCACGGTGAGCGCGCCGTAG
- a CDS encoding multiheme c-type cytochrome, whose amino-acid sequence MRRLVPALLVLVVLGACWRKAQSTEPPASTPMEAPGQSANERPQDTNAPGAVLFISADLRGYLGPCGCSENMRGGIARAAFQVREAGKGPLPVLYVDGGEGLFGATTLKPEQVPQEERKARALAEVFKDMGLAVRAVSELDDVRGAAFRQGLGLPELPTGGVKVLAAGARKVGVVSATDAAGLQRGDAQARAQGAAFVVGLFQGTLPEAQSAVASAEPGVDLVVATHTASEFDGEQNTLTRDAVPVVGLQSKGRSLLRVDLAYGATPGRFTPQRSAQEAEKEVASLERRMALLDSEINLPGVDPQLKALKQQKRAELVERRQALLTAPVATGGDTDTFTVRFVPLESTLPSDPSAEAVVKAYDADVGKMNLEWARVHGQDCPAPAKGEAAFVGNASCESCHEESFPVWNASKHHQAWKTLEEVGKQYHLNCTGCHVTGWERPGGVCRLDKVAGRENVGCESCHGPGSRHAEDPSPDNIVARPGEAVCVTCHNRENSPHFDFATYLPRVLGPGHEASREVK is encoded by the coding sequence GTGAGACGGCTCGTCCCCGCGCTCCTGGTGTTGGTGGTGCTCGGCGCGTGCTGGCGCAAGGCGCAGTCCACCGAGCCCCCCGCGAGCACCCCGATGGAGGCCCCCGGGCAGAGCGCCAACGAGCGCCCCCAGGACACCAACGCCCCCGGCGCCGTGCTCTTCATCTCCGCGGACCTGCGCGGCTACCTCGGCCCCTGCGGCTGCAGCGAGAACATGCGCGGCGGCATCGCGCGCGCGGCCTTCCAGGTGCGCGAGGCCGGCAAGGGCCCCCTGCCGGTGCTGTACGTGGACGGAGGCGAGGGCCTCTTCGGCGCCACCACGCTCAAGCCGGAACAGGTGCCCCAGGAGGAGCGCAAGGCGCGCGCGCTCGCCGAGGTCTTCAAGGACATGGGCCTGGCGGTGCGCGCGGTGAGCGAGCTGGACGACGTGCGCGGCGCGGCCTTCCGTCAGGGGCTCGGCCTGCCGGAGCTGCCCACCGGGGGCGTGAAGGTGCTGGCCGCCGGAGCGCGCAAGGTGGGCGTGGTGAGCGCCACGGACGCGGCCGGGCTCCAGCGCGGTGACGCCCAGGCGCGAGCCCAGGGCGCCGCGTTCGTGGTGGGCCTCTTCCAGGGCACCCTGCCCGAGGCCCAGAGCGCCGTGGCCTCCGCCGAGCCCGGCGTGGACCTGGTGGTGGCCACCCACACCGCCTCCGAGTTCGACGGCGAGCAGAACACCCTCACCCGGGACGCGGTGCCGGTGGTGGGCCTGCAGAGCAAGGGCCGCTCGCTCTTGCGCGTGGACCTGGCCTACGGCGCGACGCCGGGCCGCTTCACCCCGCAGCGCTCCGCGCAGGAGGCCGAGAAGGAGGTGGCCTCCCTCGAGCGGCGCATGGCGCTGCTGGACTCGGAGATCAACCTGCCCGGCGTGGACCCCCAGCTCAAGGCGCTCAAGCAGCAGAAGCGCGCGGAGCTGGTGGAGCGCCGCCAGGCCCTGCTCACCGCGCCCGTGGCCACCGGGGGAGACACCGACACCTTCACCGTGCGCTTCGTCCCCCTGGAGTCCACCCTGCCCTCGGACCCCTCCGCCGAGGCGGTGGTGAAGGCCTACGACGCGGACGTGGGAAAGATGAACCTGGAGTGGGCGCGCGTGCACGGCCAGGACTGCCCGGCGCCCGCCAAGGGGGAGGCCGCCTTCGTGGGCAACGCCTCCTGCGAGAGCTGCCACGAGGAGTCCTTCCCGGTGTGGAACGCCTCCAAGCACCACCAGGCCTGGAAGACGCTGGAGGAGGTGGGCAAGCAGTACCACCTCAACTGCACCGGCTGTCACGTCACCGGCTGGGAGCGCCCCGGCGGCGTGTGCCGCCTGGACAAGGTGGCCGGCCGCGAGAACGTGGGCTGCGAGAGCTGCCACGGCCCGGGCTCTCGCCACGCCGAGGACCCCTCCCCCGACAACATCGTCGCCCGGCCGGGCGAGGCGGTGTGCGTCACCTGCCACAACCGCGAGAACTCACCCCACTTCGACTTCGCCACCTACCTGCCCCGCGTGCTCGGCCCCGGACATGAGGCCTCACGGGAAGTGAAGTAA
- a CDS encoding response regulator has protein sequence MQEKRKILLIDDSEITLAMEKAVLEARGYEVIATSTLMEFEKTLQTWKPDLILTDIHMPEAKGTDICRTLKNEYGTQDIPIILFSSLPDDELANLAEQVGADGSLSKGNGLEAMGEKIDELVQSIIW, from the coding sequence GTGCAAGAGAAGCGAAAGATCCTCCTCATCGACGACAGCGAGATCACGCTCGCCATGGAGAAGGCCGTGCTGGAGGCGCGCGGCTACGAAGTCATCGCCACGTCCACGCTGATGGAGTTCGAGAAGACGCTCCAGACGTGGAAGCCGGACCTCATCCTCACGGACATCCACATGCCCGAGGCCAAGGGCACCGACATCTGCCGCACGTTGAAGAACGAGTACGGGACGCAGGACATCCCCATCATCCTCTTCTCCAGTCTGCCGGATGACGAGCTGGCCAACCTGGCCGAGCAGGTCGGCGCCGATGGCAGCCTGTCCAAGGGCAACGGCCTGGAGGCGATGGGTGAGAAGATCGACGAGCTGGTGCAGAGCATCATCTGGTGA
- a CDS encoding mechanosensitive ion channel family protein — MSRALTALSLCLSVLLSWNAWALNNTGLGDPPSTVNRQTPYAAANGFSDAVHRGDYALASHYLDLDFIPPAEQKEKGARLARQLKFVLDHKLAPTALASLSKEPEGDPESARFDQLDAIPVGEILYPIRLIRLPVPEGGRVWVFSEATVKAIEPLYGEYGPTLLGEELPEGLFARSVLGLEPWQWLGVLVTLVGAALLGVVIERVSIKVMGRLAKWTRITWDDALVPAARGPLKLLSFAVLGALGMPALLLPPTALNITGHLFITLSIIAVAWYLLRFLRVTAQYIQERVATGTKDVGRARGLHTQLVVLRSVFEVATYVIAAALLLMQFEMVRNVGVSLLASAGIAGIVIGLAAQKSISSLLAGIQMSITQPIRIGDQVVVENEFGTVEEITLTYVVVKVWDERRMVIPISQFLDKPFQNWSKGGSSMLGVVRLMVDFATDMEAVRAELQRILANEAKELWDGRVATVVVEDVLDRTMQVRVLVSANPSVLFDVRALVREKLILFLRGRPEWLPFTRTEARALSAPKPPEEPARPASPEPSRS, encoded by the coding sequence ATGTCTCGCGCCTTGACTGCTCTGAGCCTGTGCTTGTCCGTGCTTCTGTCGTGGAATGCTTGGGCGCTCAACAACACGGGCCTGGGGGATCCGCCCTCCACGGTGAACCGGCAGACGCCCTATGCCGCCGCCAACGGCTTCTCCGACGCGGTCCACCGGGGCGACTATGCCCTGGCCTCGCACTACCTGGACCTCGACTTCATCCCCCCCGCCGAGCAGAAGGAGAAGGGGGCCCGCCTGGCGCGCCAGCTCAAGTTCGTCCTGGACCACAAGCTCGCGCCCACCGCCCTGGCCAGCCTCAGCAAGGAGCCCGAGGGCGACCCGGAGAGCGCCCGCTTCGATCAGCTCGACGCCATCCCCGTGGGGGAGATTCTCTACCCCATCCGACTCATCCGCCTGCCTGTCCCCGAAGGTGGTCGGGTGTGGGTGTTCAGCGAGGCGACGGTGAAGGCCATCGAGCCGCTCTACGGGGAGTACGGTCCGACGTTGCTGGGCGAGGAGTTGCCGGAGGGGCTCTTCGCGCGGTCGGTGCTGGGGTTGGAGCCCTGGCAGTGGCTGGGGGTGCTCGTGACGCTGGTGGGGGCGGCACTGCTCGGGGTGGTGATCGAGCGGGTGTCGATCAAGGTGATGGGACGGCTGGCGAAGTGGACGCGCATCACCTGGGATGACGCGCTGGTGCCGGCGGCCCGGGGGCCGTTGAAGCTCCTGAGCTTCGCGGTGCTCGGGGCGCTGGGCATGCCGGCGCTGTTGTTGCCGCCCACGGCGCTGAACATCACCGGCCACCTGTTCATCACCCTGAGCATCATCGCGGTGGCGTGGTACCTGCTGCGCTTCCTCCGGGTGACGGCGCAGTACATCCAGGAGAGGGTGGCCACCGGCACCAAGGACGTCGGGCGGGCGCGGGGGCTGCACACCCAGCTGGTGGTGCTGCGCTCCGTGTTCGAGGTGGCCACCTACGTCATCGCCGCCGCGCTCCTGCTCATGCAGTTCGAGATGGTGCGCAACGTGGGCGTGTCGCTGCTCGCCTCGGCGGGAATCGCCGGTATCGTCATCGGTCTGGCGGCGCAGAAGTCCATCTCCTCGCTGCTCGCCGGCATCCAGATGTCCATCACCCAGCCCATCCGCATCGGCGACCAGGTGGTGGTGGAGAACGAGTTCGGCACGGTGGAGGAGATCACCCTCACCTACGTGGTGGTGAAGGTGTGGGACGAGCGGCGGATGGTGATTCCCATCTCCCAGTTCCTCGACAAGCCCTTCCAGAACTGGAGCAAGGGGGGCTCGAGCATGCTGGGCGTGGTGCGGCTGATGGTGGACTTCGCCACGGACATGGAAGCGGTGCGCGCCGAGCTCCAGCGCATCCTGGCGAACGAGGCCAAGGAGCTGTGGGATGGCAGGGTGGCCACCGTGGTGGTGGAGGATGTGTTGGACCGCACGATGCAGGTGCGCGTGCTGGTGAGCGCCAACCCGAGCGTCCTCTTCGACGTGCGCGCCCTGGTGCGCGAGAAGTTGATTCTGTTCCTGCGTGGGCGGCCCGAGTGGCTGCCCTTCACCCGCACCGAGGCGCGCGCCCTGTCCGCGCCGAAGCCGCCCGAGGAGCCGGCACGGCCCGCCTCACCCGAGCCGTCTCGTTCCTGA